One Fusarium falciforme chromosome 12, complete sequence DNA window includes the following coding sequences:
- a CDS encoding HET domain-containing protein: MTTLDYSGLPLQPNEVRLVSLEASAETITQAKWKLAVASLADKSASYYAVSYRWGQPLDEQPFKSMTNDRVSCIQVNDSNVMVTKNLSDFLHEVQRDKKLKEELFWIDAICINQEGPQERSHQVSTMMGKIYRSAKCVIAWLGDADSHTQRAFDHLDHLAKSPTLPPSGTQSASTNYSASINDDEDGSCWESAVKLFDRTYWNRSWIIQELVLPENVTASHNISTSDWRGRFNNLSADMISRNTARNYGIPTVLKAKRESIATEHWTDVLLHTLIRSRDFEATNEEDKVYALFKLIEDSVNVRKMPLLRPKYREDCSPAKTYLKVAVQLLRDCEELLILSCVEGRSFQRVKIGDRPLPSWVPDWSVRKPLGLRITGYKRYCADACFTLADADLSRETKLRIWPAVVSEDDLTVIIRGLKVDEISFRGESKQDIQKGSPFPQLLNMLMSLPTQYPTTGEDRLEALWRTLITNTTNDRRFPIENSSPLDAGFAKWFAERVNSVVMSEGEDRRQWNELKHKFDQFCKDRKAWMSTVDDTPELPSSAAAEYASLFAHGMHLRPFLTEKGSLGLGSQDLQEGDTIWVVPRSRVPLIFRRVKDAGSVSDYHCELVGGAYLHGFMDGRALLTAAAKGGVRLSDRLKTIIIH, translated from the exons ACAGCCTCTAGACGAGCAACCCTTCAAATCAATGACCAACGACCGAGTATCATGTATCCAGGTCAACGATAGTAACGTAATGGTTACGAAGAACCTCTCGGACTTTTTGCATGAGGTGCAAAGGGACAAGAAGCTGAAGGAGGAACTGTTTTGGATTGACGCAATATGTATCAATCAAGAGGGCCCCCAGGAGCGGAGCCACCAAGTCAGTACCATGATGGGCAAAATCTACCGGTCAGCGAAGTGCGTCATTGCCTGGCTCGGGGACGCAGACTCGCATACGCAACGAGCGTTCGACCACTTGGATCATCTGGCCAAGTCCCCGACCCTTCCACCATCCGGGACCCAATCAGCGTCTACCAACTACAGTGCCTCGAtcaatgatgatgaggatgggtcCTGTTGGGAATCGGCTGTCAAACTGTTTGATCGGACATACTGGAACAGGTCCTGGATAATCCAGGAGCTCGTCTTACCAGAGAACGTCACT GCATCCCACAACATTTCCACCAGCGACTGGAGAGGGCGTTTCAATAACCTCTCTGCAGACATGATATCACGTAACACGGCTCGTAACTACGGTATCCCAACCGTTCTAAAGGCAAAGAGAGAATCCATTGCAACAGAACATTGGACAGATGTTCTCTTGCACACGCTTATCCGATCCCGTGATTTCGAGGCAACAAACGAGGAGGATAAAGTATACGCTCTGTTTAAGCTCATCGAAGACTCAGTCAATGTTAGAAAGATGCCTCTGTTGCGCCCAAAATACAGAGAGGATTGCAGCCCAGCAAAGACGTATCTCAAGGTTGCCGTTCAGCTTCTCCGCGATTGCGAGGAACTTCTCATACTCTCCTGCGTTGAGGGCAGATCCTTCCAAAGGGTAAAGATTGGTGACCGTCCTCTCCCGTCCTGGGTGCCCGACTGGAGTGTCCGCAAACCCCTCGGTCTTCGAATTACTGGGTACAAGAGATATTGTGCAGACGCGTGCTTCACCCTGGCAGACGCGGATCTCTCCCGAGAAACCAAGTTACGCATCTGGCCCGCGGTTGTCAGCGAAGACGACCTGACCGTTATCATTCGTGgcctcaaagtcgatgagATTTCATTTCGGGGAGAGTCAAAGCAAGATATCCAAAAGGGGAGCCCATTTCCACAGCTGTTGAACATGCTGATGTCCCTCCCAACCCAGTACCCAACCACAGGAGAAGACCGATTGGAGGCACTTTGGCGAactctcatcaccaacactaCCAATGACCGTCGGTTTCCTATAGAAAATTCGTCTCCTCTCGACGCGGGTTTCGCAAAATGGTTTGCAGAGAGAGTCAACTCGGTGGTGATGTCTGAGGGGGAAGATCGCCGCCAATGGAACGAACTGAAGCATAAATTCGATCAATTCTGTAAGGATAGGAAAGCATGGATGTCCACTGTGGATGATACTCCTGAGCTTCCGAGTTCCGCGGCGGCTGAATATGCTTCACTCTTTGCCCATGGGATGCACCTGCGACCCTTTTTAACAGAGAAGGGTTCCCTGGGGCTAGGATCACAGGACCTACAAGAGGGAGATACAATTTGGGTAGTACCGAGATCTCGTGTGCCCTTGATATTCAGGCGGGTAAAGGATGCTGGCTCAGTGTCCGACTATCACTGCGAGTTGGTTGGAGGCGCATATCTTCATGGATTTATGGACGGTCGAGCTCTtttgacagcagcagcaaaagGAGGCGTGCGGCTGAGTGACCGactaaaaactattataattcaCTAA